The nucleotide window AGTTCTGCAGACACCAAAAAATCACTGACACAAAGAAACATGAGCCAAGGAACAGATTCTTTAAGGCCTAAAAATTCAGGAATTCACACTgcatgcttcccaagcctaaaagGAATGAATAGCATCTCCTCTTATTTGCACCTACCTCTTTTCAAAAAACTCACTGGAAATTCCTATCTTTGTTATATCTATTCCTGCAACTTCAGGTGATTTTGGCTGATGAGTTCAGAAATTTTTGGGGCCAAGTTAAATGGACAAAGTGACCAAATGCAATCCTTCTCTGAAAGCTGGTTAAAAAGGAATCCTAAGGAATTATCACTACTTACCTTCTTTATAGTCTTCCTTCTTTGGGCCTGATTTTGGCTTTGCCAACTGCCTACATtaagaaagagaggagaagaaaggagaacagAATTGTATTAGAAGCATTGTACAAAAGTACTGAATCATATTGCATTGCACATTTCCGCCTCAGCACTGGGGAACTTTAATCTGGTGCTCCATGTCATGCAAAGAAAAGCCTGTAGACTCCAGGGAAGATTTGGATCCCAAGTCTGCTGTGTACCATATGCACGCAGCTCTCTAAGGGCAGATATTCCCCATCTTGCTCATCTTGATGTCTCAACAGAGCAGGTAATATCTCAGTAACCAAAGTGAAGGAGCGATCTCCAAGGACCTGGGAGGAGATACATGCCTTTTATAGAAGCAGAATGCTTTTACTAAGAAGAGTGTTTCTAGTCCTAAGACACTGACACATTAACATATTCATATTCCCTTGTGGGTTTTTAGCTGTAGATTTATCATGATGTGACTCATTGTGCATGCTTtcacttttgcttttcattctgtGACTTAAATAGATTGAACACCGAGAAATACAATACCTCGAAAAGTGTCGATTGACATTTTCACTTAATATTTCCATGCTTTTGTCAAAGCTAGAGTCTGAACAGCGCTGCATGTTTTTTCTCATCGATCTTAAAGAGTGTCCATTGAAACATTCAATGTTGCCAGAGGAAAATTTctaggaaaagaaggaagaatgtATTTATCTGAACCACCTATTGCCTCATTTGATCAAGTTAGTCTGTTACACTCCTGATTCAAGACAGCTGCAACTAATGGCAGGGAAGCCTCTAACCACTTCTGCACCAAGAAGTAGCTCTgatgaaaaaaacacagcagatttccaaaaaaaaccccaaaatctttgatttcaaaattgGTTCAGTGACCCCAGTAACCAAAAATCTCACCTATAATGTGCAGTTGTTCCACACCTTGGGAAGGGCCAAAAATTACACTACAAaaggggggggtttggggcaaaaaacacccaaaccaacaaccaaccaaataagaaaaacaatagagagagagaggaaagccCCTCTGCTTGCTTTGGATCAGCTGATGCATTGTGTCACTCCTTGTCCCTGAAGGGACACCTTTAGGTGACCTTTGTGCTTCCCAACTGCTCCAGGTCTTGGAGCAGACCTGGGAATATTCACTTAGATCTACTGCTAATAGATCTCTGTCACTATTCCTTCTGTAACAGCACATATTAACACAGTGTAGTTGGTGCATTTACCACCAGCAATTCAGAATCTGCTTTCCTGTCACTTCAATCACACGCACTATTTGCAAATCTGGATCCTGTAAGTTCCTACTGAACTCAGCCAGGCAGATAGTGTCCAATGGGCTACAATCAGACCTTAGGCCCAGCTGAACCCAGCTCTTCTGAtctctgaggagcagctggaaccTAAGGGGGTTCATTTCTGCTAGATTTCTATAGCTTtaatggaacaaaaaaaatcctagtaCTGTCTCTGTTCCATTTATAATGGCATTCAGAGGGATATAAAAAGACTTCCTTCCAGAGGGTAgcatttattcacagaaaaccaaagggaaCTCAGGATATAGTTCTTCATGGATGTTCATCTTGTTCACATTGATGCTTCTGCAAGGAGTATGCTATTGACTTTTACTGTGTGAGGAAAGCTGCGATGACCACAGGAAGCAGCTCGTTCCATTTACAACTCAAGGTCTCATTGCAAGTATGCCAAACTAAATCTCATACTAAAAAGGGCAGAAAACAGACTGGATTATTCTACTTCTTCACACCAATGTTACCAAGAAGTAATTCCACTGATTGATGGAGATGATGAGTGAAGAAGGACCACAAAGATGTCAAGAGGTtatgcagggagaaaattacAAGGGCCACAGCCCAAACAGAATTTAATCTGACTACTGCCGTAAAAGACGACACAAAACACTTTTACAAATACATCAGCAAGAAAAGGAAGACTGAAGAGAATCTCCATCCTTCACTTGTTGCACAGGCAAACATATGGCaatggatgaggaaaaggcagaagtaCTTTGCCTCAATCTTCAACAGTAAGACCAGCAGTCCTCATGATAcccagacagggacagagagcagAACGGAGCCCCCATAATCCGGGAGGAAACAGTCAGTGACCTGCTACACCACTTGGACACCCACATTTCTACAGGCCCCAATGGGATGCcacagcactaagtgccacatccagttactccttgaacacttccaggggtggtgacGCCActttccctgcacagcctgttccAAGATTCAACCATCTtttgtgaaaaatttcttccttatgtccACCCTGAACCTTTCCTGGTGCAGCCAGAGGCTATGTCCTCTTGGGCTGTCACAGGTTACCTGAGAGAAGAGATTGATCAcccacaacctcctttcaggtagttgtagaagGTGATAAGGTCttccctgagtctccttttctccagcttcAATACCTCCACCTCTCATCTGCTCCTCATATTACTTTACTTTCTAgacctttcccagctctgttgtCTTTCTCAGGACACATTCTaacacctcaatgtctttcttgtcatgagaggccagaactggacaccggattcaaggtgtggcctcaccattGCTGAGCACAGCAATcactgtcctggtcctgctggccacattgTTTCTGATACAGGTCAGAATGCCCAGACAAAAAGAGAACTCTGGAGCACACTGCCCCCAAATATAGGTCACAAGAACAAACTTGTTCAGCTTTGGGAATTATAACCTTCCAACTAGGGTTATAGACCTGGAGATACAGGGCTTCTAAAGGGATAGCAGCCACTTTGGATCTCACTGGGAGACTCACTCATGAAACTCACTGGGACTGGAAACCTGGAAGAGAATAAAACCAGCAGATGTTTGATAACCTTAGATCTCCTGCTGTATGCTTCTTACTGTCTAGGGATGAAATGAGTTCTATAACGACATATGCTgatatcaggaaaaaaccccaaaagctgcCACTACCACGTCCTTGCACATCAAGACAGGAAAGAGGCATCAGGACTTGAACATGAAGCTAGCACCAGTTCTCATGATCTCTCTCAGATGGAGCACTTCTACATTATCTCTACAGTTAAAacccccagcagagcccagcatcCTACAAATGGGGTGACGACTTCACGCTCAAAGCACAGGAAAGGTGTacaagaaggaaggaaaaaaacccaaaaaaccaaacaaacccaaaccaaagaaCAACCTTGCAACCAGTTTCATAACAATGATTCTGCTTTGGTTTCAGGGATGACTCTACATTTAGTTTCCTCATTCCTGTTTTCCACACTGAGAACACATGCCAGCAGTGTTATCTGCCTAATGCTGCAGAGCCTTCTCTCCTGTGCAAAGGTTGAACGAGCTCCTGACAACCATTTCTAGTGGAGACTGCAAAAACAAAGCAGTAATCTTTAAGAAGATTCCATGACTCTTTTTAAGGGGGGTAAAAACCCCCACCACTGCAAggacttttccctttttagttCAGTAGTTTTGAATggcacaaaatataaaaatataaaattaattcataCAATTGAGACACCTGAAAGACTTCTGCTGGAAGGAAACAGAGTCTTTGAGAAGTATCACTCCAAGGTAGGGCTCCCCTGAAGAGCAGACCACTTCCAAGTCAGATCTGGTCTGCTTTATTTGTCACAGAAATGCAGGACAGCCTGCAGAGTAGAGCCTGACTTTGAAATAGCAGAGGAAAGTTTTAGTTTTTTGAAAGCTATGTTAAAAACAATAGAAAGTGAAATTATTCAGTTATCACAGTTGTAATGCTAAGATGCAGAGAGCACAGGCCACTTGGTATCTATCCTTTACCATCTTCTAGTAGGGCAGATCAAGATTATAGAAAGCTCCAGTAACATTTTCACTGGTTTAGGTTATGCACTTTAATTAAGTACAAATGAGGCCTgatttctaaacatttttttgttttagagtATCCAAAGTACTAATTGGATACAACTGACCAAGGAGTACTTAGCAGGCCCTTCGGGCCAACCAGACCACACTCAGAGGTCccattatatttatattttttgatGCATTTCTGTCATCTAAACAGAGAGCGCTCTAAAAGCATTACTGCAACTAAAGCAAAGAGCTTTCTAAGATCTTCCCAAGGTAACTTTTTCAGATATGGAATTGAACCAAAATAAACGAGGATGGGGAATGACATACAACACACCAAACCATGAGGCGATGCAGGTTGGTATTCCCAAAGACCGGCTCTCAGCACGCTGCCACGGCCCCCGGACCAGGGCTAGTGCCGAGCCCCCTTTTAGCCGCGGGAGGCCGGGAACGGGGGGCGGGCCGGCTGCTTCTTCACACACCCCCAACCGCAGCCGCCTGCCCCAAACACTCGGTTCtcccctgtttttttcctccacgGAACACCACTCCGCAGCGCCTTCCccgctgctcccagcagctcccggcCAGCACCGGCTCCTCCCCGGCGCCTCTCCGGGCCCGCAGCGCAGCGCGGCCCGCCAGGCCGTGCTCGCCCCACCCCCACCCTGCACTCACGGCCTCCTCGGCTCTCCTGGCGCCCCTGGATACCGCAGCCCTGGCCGACCCGGAGCGCGTCCATACGCGGTGGCTTCTGAGCCCGGGGGCCTCCAGGGAAATGAACTCGGAGCTGGAGTCCAGGAGGTCGAATGGGGGCCGGCGACAGCGGCTGTCGCGGGCAGCCAtgcggggcgggcgggcagcgctGCTCCGCAGGACAACCATGGCGAGGGGGGacgcggccccgcgcccgctgGCCGTGCGCGCCGCCCGGAACCCTCCGCCGCGCTCCCTCCCGCGCCGCTCGTCCCTGCGGCCGCTACTCCCGGCCCGCGCGGCGGAAGGGCACGCGGCGCACTGCGGCTCCCGCGCCGCAGACGTTTGGCGCCGAAAACTCGGAGCGCTGAGTCGGCGGcgcggggcagggctggctcgGCGGCCCCGCCTcgtcccgccccgctccgcccaGGGGTCCCTGCGCCTCCGGCCGCCGCTCGGGCCGTACCCGCCAAGTGCCCGCGCCGAGCCGGGATGGCTGCGATTTCCTCAGCAACGGCGTAGCGGCTGCCCCAACCGGGCCCAGCGCTTCCTGCGCCGCCCTCAGCCCCGCTCAGGCCAGCCATGGCGCGGCCCGAGGCTGGTTATGAGGCGGCGgtgccgccccgccccgcctgCACCTACACCAGCTGCTACTGGTAAGGGAGACGGGGACGGCCGAGCCGGTGCCCCCTCGCAGCGCCGTAAGGCGCCGGGACGGCCGGAGCCACCGGCGGGAATGGTGCGGCTGTGGGCTGATCACACTCCTGGGCTCGTTTCTCGTCACGAAAAATGAAGTTGGAGgacaacaaaataaataaccGATTTTGTGTTTTGCAGTGAGGAAAATGTTTGGAAGCTTTGTGACTACATCAGGAGTCAGGATCGGTACCCTTTAGAAGAATTTTATGCTGTTTTCATATCCAATGATAAGAGGATGGTGAGTCAATGGAACGTGATCAGAGCCAGCTAGGGAAAGGCTCGGGCCTTCAGACCGCAGCCCAGTGTAGGTGAGAATGGTCCCAGCGATTCCGACCACAGTCCAGTGTTGGGAAGTGAGCCTTTAGCCCAGCCTGTAGGTGAGATACAGTCCAAACCCGTCTTGTAGCTCACTTTGACTCAGAGGTGTGCCAACCACACCATGTGAGATCTTTTAATTATGCACTGCATTCAGGACAGTAGAATGAGGCATGGTGTCCCTGTGAGCTCTGGGAGTAATTCTGTCTATAATCTGTCAATTTAGGAGAATAGTTATCTTTATAAAATCATAGAACCATTAATAATCCTaaggttggagaagaccttCTCTAcgaccatcaagtccaactgttaacctgGCACTGCtatgttcaccactaaactaTATCCTCAAGTCTTTtggatgtttccagggatggtgattccattACACTTCTTTTTAATGTGGCCCAGAATAGTATCTCCAATGTCATGCTCCTGAGAgagaaactagaaaaaaatgtcttaCTGCAGGGACATATGTAAGCTGAGGAAATCGATAGGTTAGCAAAGAACTAGCCAATTTACCTGAAATGAATCTGTATTAATCTGAAAGATTTTATTCACTTCAGGTTCATTTATAATTTTCAGATTCCACTCTGGAAGCAGAAATCTGGACATGGAGATGAGCCTGTTGTCTGGGTAAGGCATTCATTACTCTCAATAATTTTGAGTGTGTGCCTCTGTAGTTGATAGCTGCAGGATCACACATGGGCATGTAACAATCTGTTCCATAAAGGAGCACTTTCTACTCTGAGGGTGATGGAGCACTGGAGGAGGTTGCTCAGAGGGGTTGTGGAATCTCCATGCTTAGAGATTTTTAGAAGCTATCCAGACACAGTCCTGGGCAGTTTGCTTTAGGAGAGTGTCATTGAGCAAGatggttggaccagatgacctcctTAAGTCCCTTCCAATTTCACACATTGCATAGTTTTGCATTaatatttagaattattttacaGCAGATTTATAAATAGCCTATATCTGGTGCTCCTTTGCACCATCCCTCATAAAGTAATAGCAGGACAGTCAGTAAAACCTATAGGTGACAAGTCTTACAGTAAGAATGCATAATAGATTTGTGAAAATTATTATCTGGGTATTGAGGCTGCCAACTCTGTAGTATAGTAGGTAGATGACTGTACTTGTAAGAAGTAGATGGACGAACATATTTATGTAGGCCTGCCAAGTGATAGAAGAGTGAAAGTTATATGTTTATTCAAGTGTTAGCAGTTAAACTGACCCATAAACAGTGGCTTTGAAGTGTCATTTGATCAGTTAATGTAGTTCAGTAATTGCTGATGCAGAATTCCTTGGTATCACTATAGAGTCCTTTCAGTTATCTGGCACAGAAAAAACTATTTCTTGTGGCAATTTCTGCTTCTTAAGTTCTGCAGAGTAATCTGCAAACTTGTGAAGTTTTCTGATTTCTGAATCATTCACTTTCTTCCAAAATATTGGTAGCTTTacactaccaaaaaaaaatgtttggtttaAAAAGAGATCCAAGTGCTACAGAGAAGACCTAAAAGGGAATAGCAGAGTCAGGAAAGGCCATGGCAGAATGTGGATTTCTCATAAAAATTGATGGATTCAAAGGTCTTTTAACTTTGACATTTCAATGGATGATAGGTTGTGTAAAGCTTGTaaactattttttcttataCTCTCTAATGGGTTTTTCTAAATACTGTTGAATATAGTTGCATATGTATATTGGTCTGGTGAAGTAGATTGGCCAAAtctttttaattcaaatttctttgtggttttaatATTGAGAGTGTCAAAAGACAGTGCTCAACCCTTTTTGTGGGTGGTTTCAATGTAAATTTAAGTAAGTTGTTAAGGGCTACCttcaatttaattttggaaaacagCAGTGCATATACCTGACATATAATGTCAGTAACTGCACTGTCCTCAAACCTCCACCTCTGTTTCTTACAAGTTAAGGAGTAAAACTGCACTGAATAACCCAAAAGTCTTGATAAAATAGTTGCCTTGAAAAAGTGTGATGTAGTACCCACAGATAATTTCCTGTAGCAGCTCTTgaagctgggaaaaaatgtCTTACTCCTGTGGTCCTCCTGATGAGAGCTGTTCACTGGTTTTTCAGTGGTGTGCTGGTTTTTCAGGTGCTTCTGGCAGCTGAACACTCGACACTCAAATTCACAGACCGTGTTACTGCAACAGGTACAAAATCTCTTACTAGAAGAGATCGCTAGGTAACTTTAATGTTAATCTATCATTTTATCTTGTCAGTTTATTTATGACTGGGTCTAATAAAAATACTTAACCAAACAACGTTTGTGGTTTGGTGTGGAACATGAGagagattttctgttttcttaggAGTAGCGTATACTTCAGTTTGCTGTTTTGGCTTAAATCAAAGGAGGCTGCAAAGAAATGTGGAGTATAGCAAGGTTTCTGGAAGAATAGATGGGCAAGATAGACATTAGCAAATCTCTCTCCTGGTGCCAGAAATGTTACAGGCTTAATATTCAAGAACAGAAagcaggctttaaaaaaatgaatctgAACTTATGGTTTTaggaatccttttttttttccactctctttGCCAGTTTCTTATTAACTGCTGTTGAACTAATGGCAATTCCCCTTCTTCCCAGGACTACCATGTTATTCTACTTCATCTTTCCAGTGGGGAGCAGAACTTCATTTATGATCTTGACACAGTGTTGCCGTTTCCATGTCCTTTTGATGTGTACAGTGTGGAGGCCTTTAGGTTGGATGACAGCCTTCGTCCAGAGTTTCACAGGTGATGACATGAAATATAAAGGCTATGGATATTATTTCATGAAATCAAAGTTGAACTTCTCTTTGTGTATGCATAGTGACAGAAGGTTCTTTACTATACTccagtaaaataaatgcattgcGTTACTTTTCTAAAGCTCTTTGCCTTAGTCATCAAAAgcccttttctttcctactGTAGCTTCATGTTAACAACTTGGCCCAACATTGCTGGTTTGTGTATTTAATAACATTAGTGCTCCTTGATAAGAGGAAAGTGCTCTTATTCTGAGTGATTAGTGCAGTATTGTGTACATGCATCTTTTAATacaattttgcattttgtttttagaaaaatcagaatgATTCGAGCAGATTTGTACTTGAAGACATTTGCTTCAGACAGATCTCATATGAAGGATGCAAATGGGAAATGGCAGAAACCTCCTCCTCCATACCCTTGCATTGAAACTGCAGGTGAGCTCCCAGAACTCCTTCTTCCTGCTTACAGTGCTGAATGAAGTAGTCCAGGATGCACAATAAGTAACTTCTATAACATTTGTCCAGCCAGCTTATTACTtcatatgggaaaaaaatagggcTATGAAGCATTTGGTAGTCTCTTTTTTGAACATGTAGTCCAACATGCCTTCTGGCATTTACTGTTAGTTACTGATATTCATGAACTGAGCAGAGAGTGAGAGGTAAGTAATACTGTTCTCTTGTTACAGTAGGGAACTGAAGCAGACAGACCAAATAACTTGCATAGGGATCACAAAATTTTTCACACAGTGATTATACCACACTCTAGCACACAGATCCCATTCTGGCAAAGTAGTGTTGGCAGGAGGAAGTTTTCAGACTGCTCAGTGTTGTGGGTTTGCCTGCATGAAATGTTTGAGGTTTCTATACCAGGTGGGTGGACAGGATGTTTTAAGTCACTGGCAAGCTGGCAAGTTTTTCCCTAAGCCTTAAGCCTTGTGTAAATGATAGCCTAGCTGATAGCCTCTGGGCCAGGCAGAGAGAGAGGCAGACTTGCCATCTATTCTGTAGAGCTGCTTAAAGCATTCTTATCACACAACATTTCAGCTTATTCTAATCATCTGTTTTGCAAGCTGAGTAACATTTGCCATGTGTGTGTttattctctcattttcttccaaGGAAAGCATGGTGatgttttgctttgaaaaagtTTGGAAGAGTTTTCATGTTACTGCTCTgcatgtttggttttgttgatttttaatAATGCAGTACTGCTATATGTTTATGTTAGAGAAGGTCACAGAAACACGGTTCTGTCTTTATGACCAAGTGGTTTTAAAATTCTGGGAAAATTCTCAGTCTTTGCTTTGGCTTCTAAGGAAGCTTGGTGTTTCACATAAGTGTAGAAGTGAATTATGAGAGTGAGCAGGAACACAGATGTAGTCTTTGTTATGAGGCTTTAGGTGTTTTCTAAAGGTATTGTAGGGAGTGTAGGATTCCAGAACTACAGTGAATGGTTCTCTGTTAGCTGGAGCTTTGTAGGTGCTGAGAACTTTTTTGTCTGTGGAAACTTTGTTGTTTTGATAGTTGAGAGCTAATGAAAGTATGAGGAATATAGGTGAAGTCAGGCTAGGAAAGCACAAAATTCTATTCAAATCAAAAGAGTAAAAACCATTACTTGTGGGTAGTAAGTTACATAATGACTCAAACAGTTGCAGATGTGTACATGTATCTCTAGATGGAATACATGACTCCGAAGCTGCAAACCATGTAACTCCCCCCCTTACTGGTTGTGTCTGGCTGAGCTTTACCTTCTTGGTGAGTAACAACCATAGGCCTCAGCCAGCCTCCAGATTCTCAATGATGCTGGTAGATAGTGAAGGATATGTAGTTCTTACTTCCTCTTATGCTTTCATTCCTTGCTCTATACCTTGCCATGCTGAATGGAATGTCCATAGGTCCATCCAGACGAGCATCTGCCCAAAACAGGTATTCCTTAGGGCTCTGTCCAGTCTggtcttgaacacctccagagatggtgattccaccacctttCTGGACAGTGTTCCAATGTTTGACCACTGTCATGGTAAACAATGAATAAAAAATCATAGTATATAATCTGAATTTCCAGTGTTCCAacttgcatttttcatttcttgtcCTGTTGCCAGGCTCTTCCAAGAAGACTCTGGCTCCATTGTCCTACCTCTGATCAGGTAGATGTCTCCCCttcatcttctctttttaaGACTGAAGTTCTCTGAGCCTCTCTTTGAATAAATGTTGTCCTGCACCAAACAACTTGATTTTCCTCTTCTAGGCCTACTCCAGTATGTCcatgttttggggatttttttttttttttttttttttttttttctgacagtctCCAAATGGACACAGTATtgcagcactgtgctgatgtGCTCTGGTCTCCTGGCCAGTTGGCTGAAAGAAACTGGTTACCCTGCACCCACAGAAAGTGAAAAGTCATTCACTAGGGAGCTTCAAGGTCTGAGTCAGAACAGGACTAGATAGTCTCAGGTCTAGGACGTCTAGTTCAAGTTTTCGTTCATTTAATACCAGTTCCTCAGCTTTACTTTTTGTCTTCCCTTTGTATTCACTTGAGATGCTTTGTAATGATGCATGCTTCAATGTGCACAGTGCTGTGAGTCTGCAAGGAGTCTAGGTCCAACTGTAATGTCTCAGCACAGTTTTATCAGGCATAAAGCTGCCTTATTTTTAACTTGATGTAAAACTGGGTGGCAGACCTTTTGTTATCATAAAAGAGCCTGGGGTACTAATGTTCATGTCCATGCCAAATTCCATTGCAGATAACTGTTTTCTCCCTGCCGTTTCACTTAGATAGAGCATTCTGCTTTTCATGTTGATTTGTGTTTGCATAAGATTAAATTACTTATATATTTCATGTTAGAAGTGACTGCAATATAATGGCTGACAGAACTGACCCCATATTGTTTTAATACCAATTTATTTGTGCGGCACATTTCTATCAGAGtaggtttgttttggtttttggattttttcccctttcatttaGAGCAGCCAAATTCCTAAGCTTTTGAGAAAACACAAGGTTTTATATTCCTTCTGTTTCCTATATGTCGTCTTTGATGTTTGTGGCATTTTGACCCTGCCTGAATGCCAGGTGCCCCACCAAAGTTGCTCAGTCACTCTCACCCACAGCTgtacagaggagagaaaatgcaatgaaaactcatgagttgagataaggatgGGGGGAGATCACTCACCGattactgtcatgggcaaaacagactcgaCTTAGGGAAATCAGctgaatttattaccaatcaaaatCAAAGCGGGATAATGAGGAGCAAAACAAATCCTAAAGCCACCTTTCCTCCACCCCTCCCTCTTTACCAGTCTTAGCTTTATTCCCAATTCTCtacctcctccctcccccctcagTGGGGAATGGGTGTTGCAGTCATCACaggctgtttctgctgctgctcagggagaggagtccttcccttgctccagtgtggggttcCTCTCATGCAGTTCTTCATGAACGTCTCCAATGTGAGTCcatcccatgggctgcagatcttcatgagctgctccagtgtggcTCCCTTTCCACAGgatgcagtccttcaggaacaggctgctcctgcatggatcccccatggggtcacaagtcctgccaccAAACTTGCTCCAGTGTgactcctctctccacaggtctgcaggtccctgccagcagcctgctccagcatgggttcCCCATAgaggtcacagcctcctttcaggcatccacctgctccagcctgaggttcctccatgggctgcagggcacagctgcctcaccatgatcttcaccacaggctgcaggggaatacCTGCTCTGGTACCTggagcccctcctgcccctcattcttcactgaccttggtgtctgcagagttgtttctctcacatattctcactcctctctggCCACAATTACTTCTGTGCAATAacttttcttaaatttcttAAAGGAAGAGGTACTGCAACAATCACTGATGGGTTCAGCCTTTGCCAGAGTTGGGTCCATCCTGGAGTTGACTGGCACTGGCTCTGttggacatgggggaagcttctaGAGGAGCCAGCCCTACAATCctcccctgctaccaaaacctttTGGAATTGAATTGAGCAATCTTGATCATTAACAAATTAGGCATTTTTCTCCTACTAGTAACTCAAAGGGAGTAAATcttaaactgcatttttcctgCTCATGGGGTTGCAAAATAAATCATCAAAAATAAGTTTACATGGAGTCATAAATTCTAGTCTATGCCTAAAAAAATTGAAGCTGGCACaaggtgatttttaaaagcatttttctaaaAGACAAACAACTCCAGTCCAACCaataaaacaacaataaaaataatacccTCTCAGACTCCTCAGTATCTCCTCAG belongs to Vidua macroura isolate BioBank_ID:100142 chromosome 1, ASM2450914v1, whole genome shotgun sequence and includes:
- the NTAQ1 gene encoding protein N-terminal glutamine amidohydrolase isoform X4 — its product is MEMSLLSGCFWQLNTRHSNSQTVLLQQDYHVILLHLSSGEQNFIYDLDTVLPFPCPFDVYSVEAFRLDDSLRPEFHRKIRMIRADLYLKTFASDRSHMKDANGKWQKPPPPYPCIETADSKMNLDDFISMNPEVGWGSVFSLSDFVHRFGSRTDYSYSLEGQ
- the NTAQ1 gene encoding protein N-terminal glutamine amidohydrolase isoform X3, whose protein sequence is MARPEAGYEAAVPPRPACTYTSCYCEENVWKLCDYIRSQDRYPLEEFYAVFISNDKRMIPLWKQKSGHGDEPVVWDYHVILLHLSSGEQNFIYDLDTVLPFPCPFDVYSVEAFRLDDSLRPEFHRKIRMIRADLYLKTFASDRSHMKDANGKWQKPPPPYPCIETAGSSKKTLAPLSYL
- the NTAQ1 gene encoding protein N-terminal glutamine amidohydrolase isoform X2; the encoded protein is MARPEAGYEAAVPPRPACTYTSCYCEENVWKLCDYIRSQDRYPLEEFYAVFISNDKRMIPLWKQKSGHGDEPVVWDYHVILLHLSSGEQNFIYDLDTVLPFPCPFDVYSVEAFRLDDSLRPEFHRKIRMIRADLYLKTFASDRSHMKDANGKWQKPPPPYPCIETAGLQVPASSLLQHGFPIEVTASFQASTCSSLRFLHGLQGTAASP
- the NTAQ1 gene encoding protein N-terminal glutamine amidohydrolase isoform X1 — encoded protein: MARPEAGYEAAVPPRPACTYTSCYCEENVWKLCDYIRSQDRYPLEEFYAVFISNDKRMIPLWKQKSGHGDEPVVWDYHVILLHLSSGEQNFIYDLDTVLPFPCPFDVYSVEAFRLDDSLRPEFHRKIRMIRADLYLKTFASDRSHMKDANGKWQKPPPPYPCIETADSKMNLDDFISMNPEVGWGSVFSLSDFVHRFGSRTDYSYSLEGQ